Proteins encoded in a region of the Antedon mediterranea chromosome 2, ecAntMedi1.1, whole genome shotgun sequence genome:
- the LOC140040935 gene encoding colorectal mutant cancer protein-like isoform X3 codes for MLMLRKKKKHRQELENIVMSSAAGQSRQSRSNVEALHLAALASLKGEINELKHRLQSTAIERDGLERKLAKAQVERSRLIHDNEERLEQQAIRYEERITELHSVIAELNKKIDRTHKDTIREEDEFSQSASSPPSNISNSGGSCSGSCFHGSESVQIDQCNDLNAELTRVFEGIECSIPSRRDLHQHVTSMERQAQQLESASKYSQQQAIQVMKEVEAMNLDSSSDVDQTTKIQRRRSSLEQELRLLQEENDNLNTTMSRKDDEMQKMKSNLMNVREEREKFRRKVREMQAIISTLQNGNHRTGNSSSSEHLASPTQRPSPAQSYSGINPSTGELSLTGSERKKEMAVSKVAERVKLKQSRSVDVRQGNDPRQVLGHEITTAGIQNSKLAEHLAHSLQECSSLQEVFQTLNSHGLSIPENKVREFEVEMERLNSKIEHLKSQNDLLTLTLEESKANCDRLSMLVGKYESNNTALQMAVNYSDQTIEAYKAQLDLARCEQQSLLANCKAAGLGGLGENSESSGDDSEDTTSMLRRVHENKKVAESMAKSLLQRLDRSCGAVLTHVQGATLQPWEDVSSQSHTSTTSSTASSCDTEFSKEDEQRLKDYIQQLKNDRAAVRLTVMELESVHIDPLSHDVAPRPDTQRLDLENAVLMQELTALKEERAELKAQNYLQEKERKALELKLSSREAQEEAYLVQINNLKCEMKEQISHHGEKATYTHHHHYSKNGISSPVSLTEVGSLDGSSVGSQEEFLQREKKMKARLQELVTTLEKVQKSSELRHQQSSEFVADLKRANSALVTAYEKAKKKHQSRLKKLEAQMLAMVERHDTQVRMLKQRIALLEEENQSSRRPHNETSL; via the exons TTACATTTAGCAGCTTTAGCCTCCCTGAAAGGAGAGATAAATGAGCTGAAACATAGATTACAATCAACTGCAATAGAAAGAGATGGACTTGAACGCAAGTTAGCTAAAGCTCAG GTTGAGCGTTCCCGCTTAATACACGACAATGAAGAGCGTCTTGAACAGCAAGCGATCCGGTATGAAGAGCGTATTACCGAGTTACACAGCGTTATCGCTGAACTCAACAAGAAAATTGACAGAACTCATAAAGACACTATTAg gGAAGAGGATGAATTTTCACAATCGGCATCAAGTCCTCCAAGTAATATTAGCAACAGTGGAGGCAGTTGTAGTGGTAGCTGTTTCCATGGTAGCGAATCTGTTCAAATAG ACCAGTGCAATGATTTAAATGCAGAATTAACCCGTGTGTTTGAAGGCATTGAATGCTCAATACCATCACGGAGAGACCTTCATCAACATGTGACCAGCATGGAAAGACAAGCTCAACAGCTGGAGAGTGCAAGTAAATACTCACAGCAACAAGCTATACAG GTAATGAAGGAGGTTGAAGCCATGAACTTAGATTCATCTAGTGATGTTGATCAAACCACAAAGATACAAAGAAGAAGGAGCAGCTTAGAACAAGAACTGAGATTGTTACAAGAGGAAAACGATAACTTAAATACAACAATGTCACGCAAAGATGATGAGATGCAGAAGATGAAATCAAATTTGATGAACGTCCGAGAAGAGAGGGAAAAATTTAGAAGAAAA GTTAGAGAAATGCAAGCAATCATATCGACATTACAAAATGGCAATCATCGGACCGGCAACTCATCATCATCGGAGCATTTAGCTTCACCTACCCAACGTCCATCCCCTGCCCAATCATATTCTGGTATCAACCCTAGCACGGGTGAACTCAGTTTGACCGGGTCAGAAAGGAAGAAAGAGATGGCGGTCAGTAAAGTAGCTGAAAGAGTGAAGTTAAAGCAATCAAGATCGGTTGATGTCCGACAGGGAAATGACCCCAGACAGGTCTTAGGTCATGAAATCACCACTGCTGGG atTCAAAATTCAAAGCTAGCAGAACACTTAGCCCATTCCTTACAAGAGTGCTCTAGCCTCCAAGAGGTTTTCCAAACACTCAATTCCCATGGACTGTCCATTCCAGAAAATAAAGTGAGGGAATTTGAGGTTGAAATGGAGCGACTGAACAGTAAAATTGAACATCTGAAATCACAGAATGACCTGTTGACCTTAACGCTGGAAGAAAGTAAAGCCAATTGTGATAGACTTAGTATGTTAGTTGGAAAGTATGAATCGAATAATACAGCATTGCAAATGGCTGTCAACTACAGTGATCAGACGATAGAGGCTTACAAAGCTCAGCTTGATCTAGCACGATGTGAACAGCAATCGTTACTAGCAAACTGTAAAGCAGCGGGGCTAGGTGGATTAG GTGAGAATTCAGAAAGCTCTGGAGACGATTCAGAGGATACAACCAGCATGTTACGGCGAGTTCATGAGAATAAGAAAGTTGCCGAGAGCATGGCTAAGTCATTGCTACAGAGACTGGATAGAAGTTGTGGCGCAGTGCTTACACATGTTCAGGGTGCTACGCTACAGCCATGGGAAGATGTTTCATCTCAAAGTCACACTAG caCGACGAGCTCTACAGCAAGTAGTTGCGACACTGAGTTCAGTAAGGAGGATGAACAACGACTCAAAGATTACATCCAACAGTTGAAAAATGATCGAGCCGCAGTTCGTCTCACCGTCATGGAACTTGAGAGTGTACATATTGATCCATTAAGTCATGATGTAGCGCCAAGACCGGACACGCAACGTTTGGATTTGGAAAACGCGGTGTTAATGCAAGAACTGACAGCTCTTAAG gagGAAAGGGCAGAGCTTAAAGCACAGAATTATTTACAGGAAAAAGAACGCAAAGCGCTTGAACTTAAACTAAGTTCACGAGAAGCACAGGAAGAGGCTTACTTGGTTCAAATCAATAACTTAAAGTGTGAAATGAAAGAACAAATATCACATCATGGTGAGAAAGCAACTTATACACACCACCATCACTACTCTAAG AATGGCATATCATCACCAGTATCACTAACAGAAGTTGGGTCTTTGGATGGCAGTAGTGTTGGGTCCCAAGAAGAGTTCCTTCAAAGAGAGAAGAAGATGAAAGCAAGACTTCAGGAGCTGGTGACAACCCTTGAGAAGGTTCAGAAGAGTTCAGAGTTACGACATCAACAGTCTTCAGAGTTTGTGGCAGACCTTAAGAGAGCTAATAG TGCCTTAGTAACGGCGTATGAGAAAGCGAAGAAAAAGCATCAAAGTCGGCTGAAGAAACTGGAAGCGCAGATGTTGGCTATGGTTGAACGACACGACACACAG GTACGAATGTTAAAGCAAAGGATTGCATTGTTGGAAGAAGAAAATCAATCATCTAGACGTCCACACAATGAAACATCACTATGA
- the LOC140040935 gene encoding colorectal mutant cancer protein-like isoform X2 — protein sequence MGFYYRQDHRRSQNHQRFGDTRRSRNGDGISDHSSLSEESLEEERERMLHLAALASLKGEINELKHRLQSTAIERDGLERKLAKAQVERSRLIHDNEERLEQQAIRYEERITELHSVIAELNKKIDRTHKDTIREEDEFSQSASSPPSNISNSGGSCSGSCFHGSESVQIDQCNDLNAELTRVFEGIECSIPSRRDLHQHVTSMERQAQQLESASKYSQQQAIQVMKEVEAMNLDSSSDVDQTTKIQRRRSSLEQELRLLQEENDNLNTTMSRKDDEMQKMKSNLMNVREEREKFRRKVREMQAIISTLQNGNHRTGNSSSSEHLASPTQRPSPAQSYSGINPSTGELSLTGSERKKEMAVSKVAERVKLKQSRSVDVRQGNDPRQVLGHEITTAGIQNSKLAEHLAHSLQECSSLQEVFQTLNSHGLSIPENKVREFEVEMERLNSKIEHLKSQNDLLTLTLEESKANCDRLSMLVGKYESNNTALQMAVNYSDQTIEAYKAQLDLARCEQQSLLANCKAAGLGGLGENSESSGDDSEDTTSMLRRVHENKKVAESMAKSLLQRLDRSCGAVLTHVQGATLQPWEDVSSQSHTSTTSSTASSCDTEFSKEDEQRLKDYIQQLKNDRAAVRLTVMELESVHIDPLSHDVAPRPDTQRLDLENAVLMQELTALKEERAELKAQNYLQEKERKALELKLSSREAQEEAYLVQINNLKCEMKEQISHHGEKATYTHHHHYSKNGISSPVSLTEVGSLDGSSVGSQEEFLQREKKMKARLQELVTTLEKVQKSSELRHQQSSEFVADLKRANSALVTAYEKAKKKHQSRLKKLEAQMLAMVERHDTQVRMLKQRIALLEEENQSSRRPHNETSL from the exons TTACATTTAGCAGCTTTAGCCTCCCTGAAAGGAGAGATAAATGAGCTGAAACATAGATTACAATCAACTGCAATAGAAAGAGATGGACTTGAACGCAAGTTAGCTAAAGCTCAG GTTGAGCGTTCCCGCTTAATACACGACAATGAAGAGCGTCTTGAACAGCAAGCGATCCGGTATGAAGAGCGTATTACCGAGTTACACAGCGTTATCGCTGAACTCAACAAGAAAATTGACAGAACTCATAAAGACACTATTAg gGAAGAGGATGAATTTTCACAATCGGCATCAAGTCCTCCAAGTAATATTAGCAACAGTGGAGGCAGTTGTAGTGGTAGCTGTTTCCATGGTAGCGAATCTGTTCAAATAG ACCAGTGCAATGATTTAAATGCAGAATTAACCCGTGTGTTTGAAGGCATTGAATGCTCAATACCATCACGGAGAGACCTTCATCAACATGTGACCAGCATGGAAAGACAAGCTCAACAGCTGGAGAGTGCAAGTAAATACTCACAGCAACAAGCTATACAG GTAATGAAGGAGGTTGAAGCCATGAACTTAGATTCATCTAGTGATGTTGATCAAACCACAAAGATACAAAGAAGAAGGAGCAGCTTAGAACAAGAACTGAGATTGTTACAAGAGGAAAACGATAACTTAAATACAACAATGTCACGCAAAGATGATGAGATGCAGAAGATGAAATCAAATTTGATGAACGTCCGAGAAGAGAGGGAAAAATTTAGAAGAAAA GTTAGAGAAATGCAAGCAATCATATCGACATTACAAAATGGCAATCATCGGACCGGCAACTCATCATCATCGGAGCATTTAGCTTCACCTACCCAACGTCCATCCCCTGCCCAATCATATTCTGGTATCAACCCTAGCACGGGTGAACTCAGTTTGACCGGGTCAGAAAGGAAGAAAGAGATGGCGGTCAGTAAAGTAGCTGAAAGAGTGAAGTTAAAGCAATCAAGATCGGTTGATGTCCGACAGGGAAATGACCCCAGACAGGTCTTAGGTCATGAAATCACCACTGCTGGG atTCAAAATTCAAAGCTAGCAGAACACTTAGCCCATTCCTTACAAGAGTGCTCTAGCCTCCAAGAGGTTTTCCAAACACTCAATTCCCATGGACTGTCCATTCCAGAAAATAAAGTGAGGGAATTTGAGGTTGAAATGGAGCGACTGAACAGTAAAATTGAACATCTGAAATCACAGAATGACCTGTTGACCTTAACGCTGGAAGAAAGTAAAGCCAATTGTGATAGACTTAGTATGTTAGTTGGAAAGTATGAATCGAATAATACAGCATTGCAAATGGCTGTCAACTACAGTGATCAGACGATAGAGGCTTACAAAGCTCAGCTTGATCTAGCACGATGTGAACAGCAATCGTTACTAGCAAACTGTAAAGCAGCGGGGCTAGGTGGATTAG GTGAGAATTCAGAAAGCTCTGGAGACGATTCAGAGGATACAACCAGCATGTTACGGCGAGTTCATGAGAATAAGAAAGTTGCCGAGAGCATGGCTAAGTCATTGCTACAGAGACTGGATAGAAGTTGTGGCGCAGTGCTTACACATGTTCAGGGTGCTACGCTACAGCCATGGGAAGATGTTTCATCTCAAAGTCACACTAG caCGACGAGCTCTACAGCAAGTAGTTGCGACACTGAGTTCAGTAAGGAGGATGAACAACGACTCAAAGATTACATCCAACAGTTGAAAAATGATCGAGCCGCAGTTCGTCTCACCGTCATGGAACTTGAGAGTGTACATATTGATCCATTAAGTCATGATGTAGCGCCAAGACCGGACACGCAACGTTTGGATTTGGAAAACGCGGTGTTAATGCAAGAACTGACAGCTCTTAAG gagGAAAGGGCAGAGCTTAAAGCACAGAATTATTTACAGGAAAAAGAACGCAAAGCGCTTGAACTTAAACTAAGTTCACGAGAAGCACAGGAAGAGGCTTACTTGGTTCAAATCAATAACTTAAAGTGTGAAATGAAAGAACAAATATCACATCATGGTGAGAAAGCAACTTATACACACCACCATCACTACTCTAAG AATGGCATATCATCACCAGTATCACTAACAGAAGTTGGGTCTTTGGATGGCAGTAGTGTTGGGTCCCAAGAAGAGTTCCTTCAAAGAGAGAAGAAGATGAAAGCAAGACTTCAGGAGCTGGTGACAACCCTTGAGAAGGTTCAGAAGAGTTCAGAGTTACGACATCAACAGTCTTCAGAGTTTGTGGCAGACCTTAAGAGAGCTAATAG TGCCTTAGTAACGGCGTATGAGAAAGCGAAGAAAAAGCATCAAAGTCGGCTGAAGAAACTGGAAGCGCAGATGTTGGCTATGGTTGAACGACACGACACACAG GTACGAATGTTAAAGCAAAGGATTGCATTGTTGGAAGAAGAAAATCAATCATCTAGACGTCCACACAATGAAACATCACTATGA
- the LOC140040935 gene encoding colorectal mutant cancer protein-like isoform X4 produces MDPRMKQQAELHLAALASLKGEINELKHRLQSTAIERDGLERKLAKAQVERSRLIHDNEERLEQQAIRYEERITELHSVIAELNKKIDRTHKDTIREEDEFSQSASSPPSNISNSGGSCSGSCFHGSESVQIDQCNDLNAELTRVFEGIECSIPSRRDLHQHVTSMERQAQQLESASKYSQQQAIQVMKEVEAMNLDSSSDVDQTTKIQRRRSSLEQELRLLQEENDNLNTTMSRKDDEMQKMKSNLMNVREEREKFRRKVREMQAIISTLQNGNHRTGNSSSSEHLASPTQRPSPAQSYSGINPSTGELSLTGSERKKEMAVSKVAERVKLKQSRSVDVRQGNDPRQVLGHEITTAGIQNSKLAEHLAHSLQECSSLQEVFQTLNSHGLSIPENKVREFEVEMERLNSKIEHLKSQNDLLTLTLEESKANCDRLSMLVGKYESNNTALQMAVNYSDQTIEAYKAQLDLARCEQQSLLANCKAAGLGGLGENSESSGDDSEDTTSMLRRVHENKKVAESMAKSLLQRLDRSCGAVLTHVQGATLQPWEDVSSQSHTSTTSSTASSCDTEFSKEDEQRLKDYIQQLKNDRAAVRLTVMELESVHIDPLSHDVAPRPDTQRLDLENAVLMQELTALKEERAELKAQNYLQEKERKALELKLSSREAQEEAYLVQINNLKCEMKEQISHHGEKATYTHHHHYSKNGISSPVSLTEVGSLDGSSVGSQEEFLQREKKMKARLQELVTTLEKVQKSSELRHQQSSEFVADLKRANSALVTAYEKAKKKHQSRLKKLEAQMLAMVERHDTQVRMLKQRIALLEEENQSSRRPHNETSL; encoded by the exons TTACATTTAGCAGCTTTAGCCTCCCTGAAAGGAGAGATAAATGAGCTGAAACATAGATTACAATCAACTGCAATAGAAAGAGATGGACTTGAACGCAAGTTAGCTAAAGCTCAG GTTGAGCGTTCCCGCTTAATACACGACAATGAAGAGCGTCTTGAACAGCAAGCGATCCGGTATGAAGAGCGTATTACCGAGTTACACAGCGTTATCGCTGAACTCAACAAGAAAATTGACAGAACTCATAAAGACACTATTAg gGAAGAGGATGAATTTTCACAATCGGCATCAAGTCCTCCAAGTAATATTAGCAACAGTGGAGGCAGTTGTAGTGGTAGCTGTTTCCATGGTAGCGAATCTGTTCAAATAG ACCAGTGCAATGATTTAAATGCAGAATTAACCCGTGTGTTTGAAGGCATTGAATGCTCAATACCATCACGGAGAGACCTTCATCAACATGTGACCAGCATGGAAAGACAAGCTCAACAGCTGGAGAGTGCAAGTAAATACTCACAGCAACAAGCTATACAG GTAATGAAGGAGGTTGAAGCCATGAACTTAGATTCATCTAGTGATGTTGATCAAACCACAAAGATACAAAGAAGAAGGAGCAGCTTAGAACAAGAACTGAGATTGTTACAAGAGGAAAACGATAACTTAAATACAACAATGTCACGCAAAGATGATGAGATGCAGAAGATGAAATCAAATTTGATGAACGTCCGAGAAGAGAGGGAAAAATTTAGAAGAAAA GTTAGAGAAATGCAAGCAATCATATCGACATTACAAAATGGCAATCATCGGACCGGCAACTCATCATCATCGGAGCATTTAGCTTCACCTACCCAACGTCCATCCCCTGCCCAATCATATTCTGGTATCAACCCTAGCACGGGTGAACTCAGTTTGACCGGGTCAGAAAGGAAGAAAGAGATGGCGGTCAGTAAAGTAGCTGAAAGAGTGAAGTTAAAGCAATCAAGATCGGTTGATGTCCGACAGGGAAATGACCCCAGACAGGTCTTAGGTCATGAAATCACCACTGCTGGG atTCAAAATTCAAAGCTAGCAGAACACTTAGCCCATTCCTTACAAGAGTGCTCTAGCCTCCAAGAGGTTTTCCAAACACTCAATTCCCATGGACTGTCCATTCCAGAAAATAAAGTGAGGGAATTTGAGGTTGAAATGGAGCGACTGAACAGTAAAATTGAACATCTGAAATCACAGAATGACCTGTTGACCTTAACGCTGGAAGAAAGTAAAGCCAATTGTGATAGACTTAGTATGTTAGTTGGAAAGTATGAATCGAATAATACAGCATTGCAAATGGCTGTCAACTACAGTGATCAGACGATAGAGGCTTACAAAGCTCAGCTTGATCTAGCACGATGTGAACAGCAATCGTTACTAGCAAACTGTAAAGCAGCGGGGCTAGGTGGATTAG GTGAGAATTCAGAAAGCTCTGGAGACGATTCAGAGGATACAACCAGCATGTTACGGCGAGTTCATGAGAATAAGAAAGTTGCCGAGAGCATGGCTAAGTCATTGCTACAGAGACTGGATAGAAGTTGTGGCGCAGTGCTTACACATGTTCAGGGTGCTACGCTACAGCCATGGGAAGATGTTTCATCTCAAAGTCACACTAG caCGACGAGCTCTACAGCAAGTAGTTGCGACACTGAGTTCAGTAAGGAGGATGAACAACGACTCAAAGATTACATCCAACAGTTGAAAAATGATCGAGCCGCAGTTCGTCTCACCGTCATGGAACTTGAGAGTGTACATATTGATCCATTAAGTCATGATGTAGCGCCAAGACCGGACACGCAACGTTTGGATTTGGAAAACGCGGTGTTAATGCAAGAACTGACAGCTCTTAAG gagGAAAGGGCAGAGCTTAAAGCACAGAATTATTTACAGGAAAAAGAACGCAAAGCGCTTGAACTTAAACTAAGTTCACGAGAAGCACAGGAAGAGGCTTACTTGGTTCAAATCAATAACTTAAAGTGTGAAATGAAAGAACAAATATCACATCATGGTGAGAAAGCAACTTATACACACCACCATCACTACTCTAAG AATGGCATATCATCACCAGTATCACTAACAGAAGTTGGGTCTTTGGATGGCAGTAGTGTTGGGTCCCAAGAAGAGTTCCTTCAAAGAGAGAAGAAGATGAAAGCAAGACTTCAGGAGCTGGTGACAACCCTTGAGAAGGTTCAGAAGAGTTCAGAGTTACGACATCAACAGTCTTCAGAGTTTGTGGCAGACCTTAAGAGAGCTAATAG TGCCTTAGTAACGGCGTATGAGAAAGCGAAGAAAAAGCATCAAAGTCGGCTGAAGAAACTGGAAGCGCAGATGTTGGCTATGGTTGAACGACACGACACACAG GTACGAATGTTAAAGCAAAGGATTGCATTGTTGGAAGAAGAAAATCAATCATCTAGACGTCCACACAATGAAACATCACTATGA